CCCCGTTTCTGCGAACCCTTTCCTCAAAATATCCCAATCTTACTCCCATGGAAATCAAGATCATCAATTTTATAAAAGAAGGACGCACGACAAAGGAAATTGCAGAGCTGCTGAATGCATCAGCCAGGACAGTCGAGGTTCACCGGGATAATATCAGGAAAAAACTAAGCTTGAAAAACAGGAAAGCCAACCTGAGATCCCATCTCTTGTCTTTATAATTCCATTAAACCCGCTCCCATTAATACTTATTTTATATACGTATAAATTACGTAATTTTTCCGTATTGCTATTTCTGCGGATAGATGATTCTATAAATGCGCCCCTGCGGGCATATCCATTCGAGAAAGGTTATTGCAGAAATCCGTAAGAAGCTTTCTCATGTCCGGAGAGGCCCAACCGACATACAATTCTTTAAAAAAAGGGGGAAAGATCAATGACAAAAGAGGAAAAAATCGAGGAAATCCGTCAGCGTGCCCGTAAGAATTTTTCTTTGGGGTATAATTGTGCGGAATGTGTCACCGAAGCGGTCCTGAGTCTGGTGGATACGGGACTGCCTCCCGAAGTCAAAAAGGTGGCGACGGGGTTTGGCGGCGGCATCGGTCTCTACGGGGACACCTGCGGAGCCCTTGTCGGCGCCGTCATGGCGGTGAGTGCGGTCCATGGAAGAAGCTCCCTTCCCGAGGGCGAAGGCAAAGAAGCCATGTTAAAGGGGAAGGAGCAACTTTATGGAAGGCCGGGACTCTATAGATTATTCAATCAGATACCCAATCGACTTAAAGAGAAGTACGGCAAGACCATCTGCCGGGAACTGACTTCTCAATGGCAGACAACCTGGCTCTGTCGCGATCATGCC
This portion of the Deltaproteobacteria bacterium genome encodes:
- a CDS encoding C-GCAxxG-C-C family protein → MTKEEKIEEIRQRARKNFSLGYNCAECVTEAVLSLVDTGLPPEVKKVATGFGGGIGLYGDTCGALVGAVMAVSAVHGRSSLPEGEGKEAMLKGKEQLYGRPGLYRLFNQIPNRLKEKYGKTICRELTSQWQTTWLCRDHARSSTWKSQPRVLRIQKRGGSLLVLKENEPVLEVIAVKIGNSIRGAYKGLGGTFASFVDSCLRKEALPGFYEKGLIAEAERKDKNLSLCLSGKRPEDALMEVMDIALHNIGAYPDKGGNAAFFIEVKSDN